A region of the Longimicrobium sp. genome:
CCGGTTCGCGCCGCCGCTTTCTCGTCGCCGCCTCTCCCGCTCTACTCCCCGTCTTCCCGCACGCGGTCGCCGAGGAGGGCGCCCAGGCCGCTCTCCTCGGCGATCTCCAGCACGTAGCGCTCGTCGTGCGCCTTGCGGATCCAGGGGAGCGCCAGGACGGGGACCGGGGCCAGCAGCTCGGCGAGCGACTCCAGGTTGGTGCTCTCGGCGATCCCGGGCGGCTCGGGCGAGAGGGCGTTGAGCACCACGCCGCGCACCCTGAGCCCCGCGTCGTGCGCGGCGCGGACGGTGAGGAGGGTGTGGTTGATGGCGCCGCGGCGGTTGCCGGCCACCACCACCAGGTCCAGGTCCCACTGCACGAAGAGGCCGTCGTACGCCACTTCGCGGGTGAGCGGCACCAGGAGCCCGCCGGCGCCCTCCACCACGATGGCGTCGCGCCCCTCGGCCAGGCGGCGGAAGGCGGCGTCGAGGGCGTCCAGGTCCACGCTGGTGCCGCCGCGCGCGGTGGCCACCCACGGCGCCAGCGGCTCGGCCAGGAGCAGCGGGCGCACCAGCTCGAGCGGGTCTTCGCCGCCGGCGGCCTCGCGCAGGCGGCCGGCGTCGCTCTTCGGGTCGCCGGGCGGCACGCCCGCCTCCACCGGCTTCATCGCCGCCACGCGGCACCCGCGGCTGCGCAGCATCCGCAGCAGCACGGTGGCCACGAACGTCTTCCCCACCCCCGTGTCGGTCCCCGTCACCCCCAGCCGGATCATCCGTCCTCCCGGTAGCGCGCCCATCCACGCCCTACACGTTGACCGCTCCGCCCGGCTCGTGCAAGGAGCGACCCGGCCACAGCCGGCCGGGCCGCCGGTATCGACCGGCGGCCCCCGGGATGAGAAGCGCGGCTTCGATTGGCGTGGGGCGGGAAGGCTCAGCGGGACGCGCCGGGCACCGGGCCGGCGGCCAGGAGCAGGGCGATCAGGACGGCTCGCACGGGTCACCTCCTGAGAAGGATCGAGCGCGGCAATCCTCCAGCACTTCGTACTTCGCACCTCGCACTTCGCACTCCCGTCCCTACCGCACCGCCGAGACGTCCAGCTTCCACAGCCCGTTGTTCATGTCCGAGGCGTAGAGCGCGCCGCCCACCCGGTGCACGCCCCACACGAACACGTCGCGGTCGCCCAGCCCGTGCGCCAGCTCGCGGCCCATCAGCCCCAGGTCGCAGCGGCCGTCGGGGGCGCGCTCGCCGGCCGTGCACGCCGCCAGGTCGCCGCGCACGTCGAGCGCGCGGACGCCCGCGTTGTAGAAGGCGGAGTAGAAGACCCCCCGCTGCTCGTCGGCCGAGAAGTTGTGCGCGCCGGCGCCCTCCACGTGGAAGAACGCCACCTCGCGCGGCCGGGTGAGGTCGGACACGTCCACCACGTGCACGTCGCCCCGGTACTGCCCGCCGCCGATCCCGGTCTCCTGGCCCACGAACAGCCAGCGCTTCGACCCCGTCTGCGGGTCGTGGAACCAGTAGAGGTTGTGCACGTCGCCGTCCACCGTCTCCAGCTCCGCCATCAGCATGGGGTTCGAGACGCTGCCTCCCGCGCCGCCCCCGCCGATGTCCCAGATCCCCACCCCGTCGTCCCACATGGCGGTGAACAGGATGCCGTCGCGCACGAACACGTCGTGCTGGTACGGGTCGCCCAGCACCGCCTGCCACACCTGGCGGGGAGCGCGCGGGTCGCCCAGGTCCACGATCACCAG
Encoded here:
- the bioD gene encoding dethiobiotin synthase: MIRLGVTGTDTGVGKTFVATVLLRMLRSRGCRVAAMKPVEAGVPPGDPKSDAGRLREAAGGEDPLELVRPLLLAEPLAPWVATARGGTSVDLDALDAAFRRLAEGRDAIVVEGAGGLLVPLTREVAYDGLFVQWDLDLVVVAGNRRGAINHTLLTVRAAHDAGLRVRGVVLNALSPEPPGIAESTNLESLAELLAPVPVLALPWIRKAHDERYVLEIAEESGLGALLGDRVREDGE